In the Urocitellus parryii isolate mUroPar1 chromosome 1, mUroPar1.hap1, whole genome shotgun sequence genome, AAGGCAGGAGTCTGTTCTTTGTCAAGCTATGGTTGGTCAATTAAGTCTAACATTAAAACAGGTTCATCTAATAGATACAAAAGTCATAAGAAATGGAATGTTTTCTAAAGGCTGAAATAGCCCCTATAAGCCTCTAGTGTCCTCCATTGCAGGACTTCAGTAAGCCTGCCCATGTTTACAGTTCCCTGTGGAAGAAGTTATTCATCTGGTGCTTGCCTGAAGAAATTATATCACAGTAGTTTCTTCAAGAATGTTCAATTTcacaacaggggaaaaaaataactttaggaCCATCACTGCTGGTTTCCAGTAAACTCTGAAGAATCAGATTCTAGGAGTGGAGTTATGGGTCAAAGGGTATATTACATCTTAATGGGTCTTGCTACATATTCTATAACTTtggaaactattttatttttttaatgctaatttATTTGTCAAAACAGGATCTTTTAGGGGAGCTTTAATCACTTTTATTATAGCTATCTTTTACTCTGGCTTTGATTACTGTTGCTCTTGGTGTTTATTCATACGTAAATGACTTATTCACTCCACAAATGTCTACTGAATACTAGGCCCTGTTACTAGCTGTGGGAATATAGCAGTAAGAAAAACAGGCAGCTGCCTTGAGGTACTTACATTCTAGTGGAGGACACCATAAACtaagaatgaaagaaggaagggagggaaggaagacaaGATATagggtaagaaaaaaaagaaaaaaaagctaatgATTATAATATGGTTGTAGGTGCTGTGTGGAAAAATAAAGCAGCATAAAGGGACTAAGTTAGTTAACAGGACTATTGTTTATAGGGGTGGTCAGGGAACAGGTGAGTTTTGAACAGATGCTCAAATAAATTGATGGGCCATATGGGAGGACATTCTGACTATAGGAGATAGCATGTGCAAAGACGTGAGGTAGAAGAAGAGGAGAgtgcttatttctttttgtttcttctgtggtaaaaaaaaaaaatgtttgtatcagatttttttatttccatgagcTACTTTCTTGTTCtctaaatgtttcttcttttgaaggagagggggtaccaaggattgaattcaggagcattcaaccactgagctacatcaccagcccaaatttgtattttatttagagacagggtctcatttaattgcttagcacctcactgttggtgaggttggctttgaacttgatattctcctgtctcagccttctgaaccactgggattataggcatgcaccaccatgcctggctcctcctCTTTTTGATAGCAGTCTTTTTAATTAACCTTTCTTGTTTGTATGAAGatatttaagattatttatttattttttagttgtttgggGGGTTgttggtatatatatatgcaagatTTTTCCCTCATTCCCTATATTATTTTAGTGAGTTTATTTAGACTACATTGTAACTTTACTGGGCATTCAGTAACAgcagaagaaaatacatttttgataTAGTGTTTTCCTCTCTCACTCCTTTACCCCCATTAGGCTTCTCTGTTGGGTTGGATCCTAaagattattcatttattcttgtaTTTCACCCAGTATTTTACTTGTCTCTTTGAATATCTATTTGCATACTAGCACTGAATTGCCTTATTGAGCATATATTTCTTTGTACCCCCTGCCTATTCCCATTACCTACCAGACTAAAtacttaatgtatttatttagtgaATGTTGAATGACATCaagtaaaatttttagaaatcaagTGAAAAATGTGGCTTCGACAGTCGTAACCATATTTGTGAAATTCATATTAATGAAAAATGGTTAATTATCAGAAGAGTGTGTGAGAATATTTCAGAAGCACCCAGATAGAACCCCGAGGGCGAAGTAACATTTGGCCGGGGGCCAAAGATGCTCTCATAAAGGTGACAGAAAGAATGGTGAGAGGAGAACAGGGTTGCCCGGAGAGCTGggtgaggagaagagagaaaagcagaggGAAAGCAACAGggttgagaaagaaatgaaaaaatgccTCTGGACTTGGTCTAAGTCCACTCTGAGAAGATCCCTATTAGTGCTGAGGCAAGTATTCTTTGCGGGGGAAAGTGACagagaaacaaacaagaaaatacaataaTGAGCAGGTGAAGGAGAAGCACATGAGTACAGTCTACCATTTCAACAAGGTTGGctctgaaggaaaaggaaggaagaacaagaactgaaagaagccagacagagGTATAATGCCTCTGGTAtgttttttaataagagaaagaCTTGACTGTAGCTCTAAGGACAGAAGTATCCAATAGAGAAGGAGAAACTATCTGTCAAGAATGAGGCCCAGAGAACATGATGTCTTACAAACTCCAGTTCTTGTTCTTTCCAGATTTTCTTGGATATTACTGCCAGACTAATCTACTATTTAGTCCTCTTAGTATCCTGTCCAagccaagaagagaaagaatcgACTAAGTACTGTGCTCGGCTCCTCCCCAGTCATCACCTAATCCACTCATCATAACAAACCTACAGGGTAGGTATTATTAGCCCCTTTTACAGTGGAAGAAATGGACTCAGAATGAAATAACATGCCAGAATTCAACATAGGTGTTTTGGTCTCCaagtttaattctttaaaaaaaaaaatcataacctgATTTTCTTGCCTTGCTGTGGCTTCTTATTATTTCCTAATATAATTAGTAAACTAGTAAAACTAGAAAACTAGAGcttctaattttccttttgattcatctttttctgtactaaaatattatttgtatagTTATCGAGTGCTTTGTtagattttgttcttgtttttataaaagaTGAGTAGCAAATGGAAAGAGGAATGCTGTTCATGATGCCAATATTAATGCTAGCTAGCTTGTTAttgtttaaatgaagaaaaattattagtAATATAGAAGcagtgaattttaatttaatcagTGGTCATTAGACTTAAATCAGTTCATATTTAGTtattaaggaaacaaaaattaacattatGTACAAAGTTTTAGttaatgtatatataaagtattagaaatttatttttaagaccgGGCCTAAAACTGGACCCAGCaattgtggaggctgaggcaggaggattgcaagtttgaggccaaacagcaacttagtgaagttcctgtgtccaaataaaaaaggactggggaggtagctcagtggtaaaatgcccctgggttaaatccctagtaccaaaaataagtaagtaaataaataaatagttttaaatttttttgtaaaaattaaaaatatagttggGGATTCTATATTTTGTGTTCTCCAGGAAGCTACCCCTAACTACTCCTAAATGTGGAAGCTTATTGCCTGTGgtttatatgtgatttttaattatttttatagatgtcctgggtaactctgtgtgtgtgtgtgtgtgtgtgtgtgtgtgtgtgtaaatatatgcatacacacatacacacatatcaaTAATTATATACTGTTACAGAGTCCCTATCTGCCTTCATATCAACATGAACATCATTATGTTAATAAATACACATCTTTGTTTCTTACCTACAGAATATTGTAAATGTAGAAGTACTCCAAAAgcatgttcattctttttttttttttaaagagagagtgagagaggggagagagagagaattttttaatatttattttttagttttcagcggacacaatatctttgtctgtatgtggtgctgaggatcgaacccgggccgcacacacgccaggcgagcgcgctaccgcttgagccacatccccagcccagcatgttCATTCTTAACAGGACAGGCCCACTGCTACCTCAGGACAGCAGCACTAGCCTCTTTCTGGGTTGCTCTCCCTTAGATATTTCTGTAACTTCCTCTCAGCCCCTTGAAGTCTTGAATTAAATGtccttttctcttcctgtgttcatatatgaatacaccaccagtgaaacaaCCACaaaatgtacaaccacaaaaatgggatcctaattagaataagttatactctatgtatgtataatatgtcaaaatgcagtctattgtcatgtgtatcttaaataataaaataatagtaatagtaattctaaaaattaaaaatttgccaAAAAAGTCACTTTCTCCATGAAGCCTGTCCTAATGAccctatttaaaattgaaaacctTACTTCTCATATTCCCTATTTCCATTTTGTTGCTTTTATGTTATTCCATAAGGCATACTGCTTAAATACTAggtgttttactttttatattgattgttcTCCTTCCTGTCACTAAAGTATGAGTGCCATAAGGAcagaattttgtgtttttcattgcTCATCCTAAGCACTTTTAAGTGTCtggctcaataaataaatagtgaatgATGATTTATCATGCTTAACAGATCTGGCTGCTGTGTGGAGACTGTATTGTAGGATTGCAAGCATATACATAGGAAATTCAGTCAGGTGGGTACTGAAATAGTTGTTTTGTTATGAGTTGTTTAACTATTACAAAGAAtgtggaagaaatataaaagaaaataacttgccCTCGGCTGCTACCCAACCCTCCTATCTCTACCCCAATACTATGTAAGCTCTTGGTCTCTGCTATGGCCTATTCTATTTATAAATACTGAAGATCTGTGCTTTACCAGACTCCTTGGTTATGGAGACTCTTGTTCACATCCCAACGAGTCCCCAAATTATAGAAAGCTTATAAGTTAACCAGGAAAGGCTGAAAAAGCATTCTAAGACAATAAAGGAATATGTTATCACTAAAATCtcctatttaagaaaaaaggaatacAGAACTTCCTATTActtaatataaaacaataatgGTAATGATAAAAGCTTAGAGTGGTAGAGCTAGAGCATAATGCTGTGTACTTTATAAAGTCCCTATTTAATGACATAGCAAAGTGTCAAGAGTCTGAAACATCGTTCAGTCCTTGACCCTTAAAACTAAACTTCATTAATTCTTAGTAAAGCCATTCTAACAATCTGTCATTTTGTGGATAGATCATAATTAGGGAAGAATGAAAATTCCTCTCTTCTCTATTGCCTAGTTGTATTGGTCATTTGTGGAATGACATTTAATAGAAGTAGTAATAAATAGTAAGAATCCTTTCCTTGATCTTGTCAGTGAGAATTCTtctagttatttgtttttatgcttagTGCAATGCTAACTTTTTCTTGCAAATCAGAAGTGAATGTTGGGTATTATCTAATACTTTTGAAGTATCTATATATGTCCTTTATATTATGAACTATTAGTATAATACTAATTTTAGGTGTTATTTTACTGTAAatagtatatgtgtatatggTACAACATACATagcaaaaaattacaattttagccatttttaatgGTTAGTTTGGAGGCgtttaaatacattcatattgtTATGCAGCAGCCGCTGCCACCCAGTCTTCAGAACTTTCTCATCTTCCCCAGCTAACACTCTGCCAATTAAACACTCCCCCCAATCTCTGGCAACCATTCCACTTTATGATTCTGAATTTGGCCACTGTAGGTATGTCATTTAAGTTCAATCACACagtatttattgttttgtgaCTGGTTTTTTCACCTAGAATAACGTCTTCAGATTCCATCCACGTtatagaatttccttttttgactgaataatatttcattgatgCATTTGCcatactttgtttattcatttatccattgatgtacatttgtatttcttcctcctTTGACTATTATGAACATTGCTGCTTTGAGCTTTGGTGCACCCTTTCAGTTATATACCATGAAGTAGAATTTGCTGGATTAAatggtaattctgtttttaattttttgaggaactgctatACTGTTCTCCACAATGGTTGTGCtattttgtattcccaccagcCCTGAAAAACCTCAGCATAATACAGGCCATACATGAATAAACTGACAACATCATATTCATGGTGAAAGACTACAAGCCATTCTTCAAAGATCAGGAACAGGGGAATGTTTTGTCATCATCACTTTTgtcagttttataaatattggACAGTTTAGTTTCCCATTCTCTTGttgatggagatttgggtttttctcaattttcttctgTTGTGCATAATGTTACTCAAAGCATTATGGATCTTGTAAACCTTTGTAAGGCAGATTTACCTAAGTACTTTTATCAGCTAGATATGCTAAATCACAATCTGTTTATTCTCAGTTGTACTAAACTGTTTTCACAATACTTGTAGCAAATATCACTCCCACTAGCCAGCCACATGTGAAAGTTCTCATTACCATACTTTTAACAAAATCTGAAACtatttgaatttttacattttgttatgCAGAGATATGTGTTAATGGTATCTCTTTACACCTCTATTCTGCCTTCCTCTGTATACCACCGAGATTGGGCATCTTTATTTATGTTTACAAACCATTCCCATTTacttttaataagtatttattcaaggttttgcccatttttctaatGGGCTTAGCTGTTTCATAGACATTGTTTTATAAGTCCAGGACAAGTTCTTTATGGGTCCTGTGTGGTACATCATCTCCTGGTCTATAgcatctgttttctgtttgttttgtgtttggtgCGGGGagtggtatcagggattgaactcagggcactagaccactgagccacatccccggcccaattttgtattttattaagagacagggtctcactgagttgcttagtgcctagccattgttgaagctggctttgcacttgtgatcctcctgcctcagtctcctaagccaccggaattataggcatgtgccactccacccagctatttttactttcttcatgtCTTTGGTAACTGGAAACATTTAATTATCTCAACATTTATTCACCCTTTTGGTTTTTATGCTACTTCTTTTGTTCTCATTCTCctcttattataattttaaaaatttatttcctgaaTCTCTAGATACTTTACAAACTCAATATTTTCTGTGTATCATGTATCTTTCAATGGAGGCAGTTCTTTCTAGACTTTATTATTATCTAACCATGTGAATGgattctgctttgttttctggGTAGCATTTTATTCCCAAATAACTTGAATTGGATAGTTGGATATGACCATAGTGAGGTGGGGCAAGATACTGCTGTCATTTCATCATATGTTGctgcaaatattttcatatttaattgcaTAGATCTTCTCTCTCAGGGTACTTTGTGGGGTCTTGAATTTTTTAGcttttccctttttatgttttttatataaaCAGGTCAGGTTGGAGGGGAACCCATTTAATGCCTCTCTTGCTTCAGTCAGGCCTGTTCTCACAGCCTTTAGATCATTGATTCATTGTCTTATCTCTGCTCTCTTGACTTGGATAAGCAACTATAATCTTGAGATTATAATTTTCTATTCTCTCCACCCCCATTGTCTATGAGATCTGAGAAAATAAAGTCTGAGTGACTCAAATTTCCTTCCTTTAGGCCCTCTCTAGCAGCTCAACAGTTCTCCTTTGCCTGCCCCTGCCATGCCACTAGTTCTCACCTTCCTGAAGAAGATATTTAGGAAAGTGTAGAACTCTTAAGGATTCTCTTAACTCTGTGAGCCTACTTAAAGTTGAAGGAGAAAAAGCCTGTGGATCACATCAGTTTCAAGTATGTCCAGATATTTTTGTTGCAAACAAGTCTGTTGCCCAAGGGTAGTTTGTGTACATTATCTTACCTACTCCTTATAAGATTTTCTTTACTTGTAATTTAAATCTGTGAAAAATCAGAccaagagaaataaggaaaaagtgTTACAAGTCATGGTTTGAACCCATTTTTCTGACTCTAGGATCAACAGTCCTTTTACTGTGTCACATTGTGATGCTTTATGAAGATTATTTGGTACATAATTCTAAGCAGCCttatgggagaaaaagaaactgcTGGTAGGAATATCAAGTATGAGGTAGCAGGACTTTCTGTCATCTTCGACCAATCCTAGGTCTTCTGAATATTTTCCCTTTGTTCATCTTCATTGTTTGTCCATCATTCCTTAATGAGCTCACTCCTTTCTCTGCTTGCCCCGTAGATCTTCTATCCCTTTCTTCTAGTTCCCCTGTTTTCCATCAACTGGTTCactgttttttccttcctttccaatttCTCTATGTTATTGTAAAGGTATCTTTGAAAGTTCTAAAACATATCTAATAGTTATTCTAGTTTAATTTCTCATTACTACCTTATATAACAATTTTTTGTCTCCTAGCATACAAACCAATatgcctttgaattttttttccagattgggAAAACAAACAGTCAGCTCCAAAACCCAGCATTACTGAAGATTTATCCCATGGGGTCATAATGGAAAGGGAACATGTCTGGCATTCAACCTTAGGGGAAACCTGGGAACCTGGAAATTGGTTAGAGGGGAAACAGGAGAAACATCTGGGCCAAATGGCATTTACCCATGAGGAAACCCTCACAGAGAGAAGGGTATGTAGagggaatgaatttgaaagattTTCCAATCAGGGTTCAGTCCTTGATACACCACAAAGCATTCCCATGGCAAAAAGATCCTGTAATTGGATTTCACAAGGAAAAGACACCAAACAAAATTCTGAACtaatgaaaaatcaaagaatgttTGTAGGAAAGAAAATCTATGAATGTAATGAATGCAGGAAAACCTTCAGCCAGAGCTCATCACTTCTTAAGCACCAGAGGATCCATACTGGGGAGAAACCATATAGATGCAATGTATGTGGCAAGCATTTTATTGAACGCTCATCTCTTACTGTACACcaaagaattcatactggagagaaaccttacaaatgtagtgagtgtgggaaagccttcagtcagAGCATGAATCTTACCGTTCATcaaagaactcatactggagaaaaacctTATCAGTGCAAagagtgtggaaaagccttccgTAAGAATTCATCCCTTATTCAACATgaaagaattcatactggagagaaaccctataaatgtaatgaatgtgggaaagcctttacaCAAAGCATGAATCTTACTGTGCATCAGAGAACTCATACAGGagaaaaaccctatgaatgtaatgaatgtggaaaagccttcagtCAAAGCATGCATCTTATTGTTCATCAGAGAAgtcacactggagaaaaacctTATGAGTGTAgtgaatgtggaaaagcctttagtAAGAGTTCAACTCTTACCCTACATCAGCGAaatcacactggagaaaaacctTACAAATGTAACAAATGTGGGAAATCCTTTAGCCAAAGTACATACCTTATAGAACATCAGAGACTGCACTCTGGAGTAAAACCTTTTGAATGTAATCAGTGTGGAAAAGCTTTCAGTAAGAATTCATCACTTACTCAACATcggagaattcatactggagagaagccttatgagtGTATGGTATGTGGCAAACATTTCACTGGGCGATCATCCCTTACTGTACATCAGGttattcacactggagagaaaccttatgaatgcactgaatgtggaaaagccttcagcCAGAGTGCATACCTTATTGAGCATCAAAGAATTCATACTGGTGAAAAACCCTATGAATGTGATCAGTGTGGGAAAGCTTTCATTAAGAATTCATCCCTTATAGTACATCAGAGAACTCATACAGGAGAGAAACCTTATCAGTGTActgaatgtggaaaagccttcagtCGGAGTACAAACCTTACAAGACATCAAAGAACTCACACCTAAGTACAGTGTTTACTGGCCCCTTCATCATGATTAACTCTTCAATAATCAGATAAAGTCATGTTGAGGTAGACACCTAATAAAGGTAACACTTGTGGGTAATTTTTAGTTGAAGTACAATCTATATTGGATAACATAGACCACAGTAGAGAAATCATATGGAAGTGAAGAAATCTTGattcaaaagttaaaatgtactttttaacaAAAGGTTTGAGTAAGTAATGTATAAACAGTGAACATTCATGCTCAAGGTAAGTTCTATTGTATCATACTGAAAATTCTCCTTGGGACATCTGAGatttcacactggagagaaaatgTGTCAGTGCTTAATTGGATAGCCCAAAGACCTGGTTTGTAGTCCTGACCTGCCACTAACTTGGACAAGTTACTAACTTTTAGCTAGTCACAATTTTCTTACCTAGTAAATGAGAGATTTTGAATGTAAAAGGTCTGGGGGATCCCTGTTAGCTAAAATGTTACAAACCATGATGCCAGGAAATCTTTGGCCCTTTACTCTGTTATGTATGTTGTCTAGGTGCTTCTTTTCCACAGTAAGGTTTCCTTGGATGTTTCGAGTCAAAATTTTCTACCTCTACCAATTTATAATGCCCTTTCatgtccttctctctctccctgaatTACTTTCTCCCTTAAAATGTAGGCTGTTTTCTACCAGATAATAGAATAATTGTACAAATCTTAATGTAATAGCATGctattttgagttcttcatagTCTTAAACTGTTGTTAAATTAGCTGATTATTTAGAAAACAACATAGTTTAATATTGTATTTAAGCACAGAAgaatcaaataaatacatatctttATGTCGTATTCAGCTATCAGAATGATagttgataccagggattgagctcagggacactGACCTGAATGCGTGAACactaaaaaatatggaaatttagCATATTAACACAATATTTGCAACTCAAAACATTCAGAACAATCATAGAGATATTTTGTAGATCTGTTATGATGATAGTagcttaatttcatttctttcacaCAAATTTTCCACGTCCTAAATATGGGCTAGA is a window encoding:
- the LOC113200744 gene encoding uncharacterized protein LOC113200744 isoform X1, coding for MGSGRVLSSTGPLSCRCAPSGTQQPGRGVQFLMISCPSLSSTFPRKDPTGRKKAMAAGPLPLEAQESVTFKDVSVDFTWEEWMHLDSAQRNLYGKVMLENYRNLVSLGHQLSKPHVISQLEQEELNLKNKELPGCASPDWENKQSAPKPSITEDLSHGVIMEREHVWHSTLGETWEPGNWLEGKQEKHLGQMAFTHEETLTERRVCRGNEFERFSNQGSVLDTPQSIPMAKRSCNWISQGKDTKQNSELMKNQRMFVGKKIYECNECRKTFSQSSSLLKHQRIHTGEKPYRCNVCGKHFIERSSLTVHQRIHTGEKPYKCSECGKAFSQSMNLTVHQRTHTGEKPYQCKECGKAFRKNSSLIQHERIHTGEKPYKCNECGKAFTQSMNLTVHQRTHTGEKPYECNECGKAFSQSMHLIVHQRSHTGEKPYECSECGKAFSKSSTLTLHQRNHTGEKPYKCNKCGKSFSQSTYLIEHQRLHSGVKPFECNQCGKAFSKNSSLTQHRRIHTGEKPYECMVCGKHFTGRSSLTVHQVIHTGEKPYECTECGKAFSQSAYLIEHQRIHTGEKPYECDQECGKAFHQSTHLIHHQRIHTGEKPYECKECGKAFSVSSSLTYHQKIHTGEKPFECNLCGKAFIRNIHLSHHHRIHTGEKPFKCDICEKAFVCRAHLTKHQNIHSGEKPYKCNECGKAFNQSTSFLQHQRIHTGEKPFECNECGKAFRVNSSLTEHQRIHTGEKPYKCSECGKAFRDNSSFARHRKIHTGEKPYRCGLCEKAFRDHTHLTQHQRIHTGEKPYKCNKCGKAFNQTANLIQHQRHHIGEK